The following is a genomic window from Chanos chanos chromosome 1, fChaCha1.1, whole genome shotgun sequence.
TGGTAGTCCATCCACAAGGCCACCCCATGACAGCGGCCTCTTCTATAAGACAGTCACAAGAAAGATAATTACACTGTTATCCTCAAAAACCATAACATCGATGGCATCTATATCTATACACAGGGTCCAATCAAAGCATTTGTCTCCACTGCAAGTTTGCAGATGTTACAGGGTGAATGAAGATCCCTATTCACCTCAGAAGAGGCATAGTTCCTTGGCTGCAGATGGGCTGGTCAGGAACACACTGTTGGAAGTCAAAGCTCATGACGGGGACTGGTTTGGTTAGGGCTCGACAGGGGTACTCCCACAGAGGGTGTGGTTCTGCTTCACGTGACTCACGGAAATCTAGAGATTTCTGTAAAATTTTGGATATGATACACAATCAGTACATACCTCAACCctttttctcttcacatttGAGACCTTTTATTACCGTAGATGTAAACAAAGTGGTCAGTTCTAAATCAAACGGagcaaagaatgtttttttttatgcaccTGTACCATCTCATCCATTGGGGTAACATCAAAACCTTCACAGGAACCACATGGGGCCCTGATTCTCCACAGATCCTGAGAGACCAGGGGGTTAAGAAGacaaacaataagaaaaaaacgGAGGTAAGAACTTCAGACGCCAGCACGCAGTTGAGTATAATTATCACAATTAGCATCAAGTCCTACCTGAAACTCTACTCCGGCGGCATACAGCGTGGCAGAACGGGGCAGAACGGTTGCATCGGGTTGGAGAAGCTGAGCAAGCGCAGTGCGACAGTAccagaagaagagagagtgcCAAGGCAAGAGACTGGTGCTGAAGTAGGGTTCTCCTATCAGCACTGACACCTTAGGAATGACGAGGGAACACAGAGGTTCCATTAAGATAGGTATTTTCACTCGGTCCACCGCACATCAATATACTAACTCAACATGCAAACCGTTTACAAAATGTTAACCACAGACTACACAAGTAACGTATTagaaaaatcatgttttttttcggTCTAATTATGAGAATGCAATTCTAGAGGTGGGTCCATATGTCAACTAGGATggattactctttttttttttttttactaaattaGACTCAGTTTGGGTGTCATGCCTGTTCACCGCCAAGGTCATTTAGAGTGAGCTGCTCGGACCGAATCCCCAGCAGTTGAACCCCATCCACCAGTGAGTTAGCCTCCAGAACCTGCAGGTACAACAGACATCACTCAACACTACTGCTCTTGTtcagcacacacagtcttagCAACTCACCTTAGAAACTCACCTGCTCCATCATTTGCTTTGACATGCCAGTAATTTTCCAAACTGAACACCTGGAAATACAAGGAAAAGATCCATTTTTGACAACTAATCTAAGGAGtgataaaaataagaaaataaaaggagGCAGGGGGTAGATGAGATAAACAGAAGAGATATAACTGGAGTGAGGACAATCCCTGTAAATGGCACCAAGggtttaaaaacagaaatgcaccTTTTTAGCACCGAGCATATGAGCAAAGACAGGGAGGAGACTTCCATCACTGACTCctaaacaaacactgtctgGCTTCAAAACCTGCAAGGGACAGGTGTAAACGGGGTAATTATATACATCAAATTACAAAAACGGGTCTGAGAACTACAGAAATCTACACAAGTCCAGACACCACCACTGTGATTTAACATTTTGAGACTTtatcaaaagggaaaaaaaagaagaaaaaaagtaaccCTGGATGTGAAATTGTGTAACTCACAGTGCGTAGAGCGTTGACATAGAGCTCTGTTCTCTGGTGGTCGTTCAGTTCGCCGAAACGAGGTCGTGTCCATACCAGGTGGGCCTGGCAGGTACAGCACGGCCGTTGAGAGATCTTCTTTTTCCCACTCTGTTCACTGAGAGAGCAGATCAACTTGTTCTTAATACACCGCCCTGACACATCAGTCCTCTAGTGAACACAGAATCATCTCTGAGCTTGTGTGTTGATGTTCAGTGATTCATTAACATTTACAAACTGAAATATATTCATAGAAAATAAGAGCTGATatctgaaaaatgagaaaaaaactgaTATTAACGAGTTTCAAACACCATTCCAAATGTCCTTTACACACACCTGTGAGAGAGGTTAAACCAGAGGCTGTAGTCATCATGGCAGACTGTGAGGCTGAGCTCATCTCCCTCCATCACTGTTTTCTCCACAGGCAGGAAGTAAACACTCTGCATCCAGTGATCACGCCActgcacacagcacagataGCAATGTTATCACACACCGACCCAGATATTGCATTACTCCCTATTCAACTGCACTGTCTCTGGACCCATACTCACAGGATAGGAGCGGGGGTCCGGGTAGGTCCAGCTGGGTGCCATGGTGCAGACGATGCTGCCACTGGGATCCATCTCAATGTCCCACCAGGAGAGGACCACCTGAGCTCGGCCAGCGGTCTGGGCCACAAACCTGGTGGAGTAGGACTGTGGAGCACTACTGACAGGTTGGCTGAAAtccacactgtgagagagagagagtgagagagagagagaaagagagagagagaaataagaccACCGGCaaatttgtttctttattgCAGCTCTTCAGTCACAATGACTTTTTCAGCAAACATTTACACTACTTTAAAATATGGAGAACAACAAGTGATTTCAGAGGAGGAGAACCACTAGTGCAGGGAACGAGACTTTTACATGGGTAACGACAGAATTTCAGGTGAACGGATCTCACCTGAACATTGTGCAGAGGGGCCCGAGTGGGGTGAAGGTGTGAGGTGGCACTTGACTGAGCTGTATATCACAGACAGAGGGTGCTCCCGAACATGCGCCCACAGCGGGAGGGGGCAGCAGCGTGTGCCCGTCCACCTGAATGGGTTGTAACTGTTTCCAGCTCCACAGTAACTCTGATTCTACCAGCTGGGCATATACAGTGGCACGGTGTGGCACTGCCTCACAGCCTGCCTGTAGAAGATGAGAGGGTATATCAGCGGGCATgtctttgcacacacacacacacacacacacacacacacacacacacaaagaacagagCCGAACAGAAGTCCTCACCTGAACAAGATGCATGTGGGCATGTTCATAACTGGGCAAGGCTCCCTCTCCAATCAGCTCAGTATCAAACAGCTCTGTGACCAGTATGTTTGCCCTCGTCTCCATGTCTCCATCTGGAAAAGAGAGCCCCTTTTATTAGCATCACTATGTGACCATCAAAAAGATCCAAAATAGGAAATATAGAAATTATGTACAGTATTTCGACAACAAAAGATGTGGTCCATGAAAagacttaaaagaaaaactatttaaactttttctttaatttcagAGCAACTGTGCTTTCACTGCTTAAGATCTTCTCTCAAAGATATTCTATCCAGCCTTGATTTGGTCCTTGTAGTAAAAGCTTGTGGTGAGATTTACCGATGTATTCCACTGAAACAAAGTTTATAGAATCTGCTCTTTGCATCTATGCGCTTTTAATCTCAGCAGGGAACTATTCCTTGTATTCAGgtcagcaagtgtgtgtgtgtttgtgttacctGGTCCCACTGTAACCTCTGTTGAATGTTTATTAATGACTTTGATTTTATCAGCAAAGCCATTTTTCTTCACTATGCAGGAAGCGGCCTCTGCCATTGGCTTAAAGACCTGCCATTAAGACACAAGACAAACTGTCAGTCAGTAACATACACCAAATTCACCAGTTTACTTTAACTCAATTAAATGCATCACCCTCATGTATTTAATCCAGAAACAGATTCAGCCCCTGACAAAGGTTTGAGGATCAATTACTTCTCATTCACGCCATCACTTTGGTCAGTTGAAGCTCTATCCTAAGAGAACGGAAAACTACCCAGGTAGTGTGTCCATAATAGAAATGGTGAGGATAGGATATGTGTGTGCAAACATTCATTAAAGTTTTTGTGAGTACCTCTACGGCATAGCAGTAGTCTGCTCCTGCTGTGACCGCCATCATAGACAGCAGGCCCGTCCCCGTGCCTATATCCAAAACTACGGCTCGTTCCCCACGCGCCTTCACCCTCTTTACAGCGGCCCGGATGCCCAGGCAGTATTTCTCATTCTAGAGAGGGGTAAAGGTAGACAAACATCATTAAATAGCAGCCAATCCACCAGCTCAAGATGCTTCATGAGGACAAAGGTGCACAAGATCCAAAAGGTGGATCCTGATGGAAGACGGTTAAGATGAATCACTTACTCTGTCTTTATCGTGTAGCATGTCTGCATAGCAAGACCTGCAGGAAAAAGAGATCAGCATGGCAATATCATTCATATCCAGACACAGTTCCTACAAGTGGTTGTCAACAGCAACAGAGACAATGACAACTAGTGAACAACTGCAATCAACAGGTCATTTAATTCAGCTCAGCGTACAGGAGCACGAAGTCTTTTCacatacattatttaaaaagtctttaaaGCAATGATCACTATCAAGAGATCAATTTTCAAACTGCTATCACTGTGGCAAATGCAGCGCAACCCCCCACAACTATTAGGGTTTCCGCGAAATGTTAGATAAACTCATTCTAACAATAACATAATACAAGACCGTGTATAAACACAACCTGTAGAGTCAGACAATGTACCCATCATTCAGCCAGTGTCAGCTAATAACGTGCCATGATGTTTCTACCTCGCAATTTCTTGATGATAATCATATTCTTCGCTTTCTTCCACCCAATCCAAAGCTCCCGTCGTCGGATTTGCCCGACCACAAAACGTCTTCATTGTTCTTGTTCGAATCGAGCGAACAATTCGAGAGAATAATTAATTTTCCAAAGATGTGAACGTGGTCGGATTAATCCAGCGCTGCTGCTGTGGACGCAGACATATTTCTGGAAAGAACACGCCTACTCGGTCACGTGACAACGCATAACGTGAAGCAATTTTCTCTCCCGGAAGTACTACCAGATTTCAACTTTGTGGTTGTGAGAGAAACGCTGAAGAGTTGTAAGGGGCCATGGGCTATCTCTAAATCAcgatgaatacattttaaacagcGACCTGACCATAACTTCTGATCCTGTTGCTTAGATTTCCAAGGACAATCCACAACACTTTTGATATAATCCTTTTTATTGTACATTACTTGTCATGAAATACACATATTGTATAAATCATATGGAGTGATCACCACagcaaaagagaaataaaatgaggTCCTCATGCACGTCACGAGTACACTTTACGTCACTCAGAGTCCACAAAATGCCACTCATATGGAACGTCATTGCAAAAAATCATGTACTCTTTTATATTCTAACATAAGAGACCATACACAAGTTACAGCGTATTTATGACAGTTCATATATAACACACGAGAATGtgcttgtatttgtgtttgtgtttacatattGCAGTATACCTTTCAAATCTGTGGAATGTAGATACATTATATTTTactatatttatttcatttagctAAATAGCAATAATTGTGACGTCTGGTCTATGAGagaatataaaatatacacatttttatacatgatTTCTTCAATGTATTCCATATGGACAGAAGGCAAGAATTATGTATTTATCTGTTGTTAATGGCAGGAGTACAGTGTAATATTCTCGTTGGACTGGGAACAGGGCACATATGGAAGGAGCAGGGAACATTGactgttttctcctctggtGCTTTGCGTAGGTCATGATAAGGCAATGCTGTCTATTGACTACATCCAGTAAATGTCTTCTCAGGCACATTTGGCGGTAGGCAAACAGAAAGGCATGCTGGGAGCAGGCACTAGGATGTCGGAGAAGATGGGACGGTATCCTGCCGGCAGGGCTGGGGCGATCTGCTCCAGTAAATCCAAAACAGAGCTTCGCACGTCCCTGCTGACATCTCCCCTGATGTCTAGCAGTGCTGAGATATGTTCCTCACTGAAGAACAAACAGATCCAACTCTCAATCATTTGGACAGGATATACAGCGTGAGAATAAATATTAAACTACATAAATGAATTTTTAGGTTTAATTAGATTTGAAAATAAGAGTCTTTTTGATGTCTACTTCGCaaggttatttattttattttattttgtttttacctgaGAAACAatcctcagccaatcagggacACATAGTAGTCTGTGGGATATCAGCAAACAACTTGTAATCCATTTATTTAGAGGTATACCTGATATCAGGGTATTTGGCAACCATCCCAGAGACTTCAAGTGTAAGCATGCCTGGATCTCTCAGTTTAATGAAGTCTGCCAGCACGGGTAACAAGTCAACGGGGTTACCCTCAGTTAGGATTCCCTCACCTTCCTGAGGGCAAGAGAAGTGTCAGGTTATGGATGGGAAATGGACCACTAAACATCTAATGCTCTTTAGATGCATACGACGCTTGGCTTCAGATGCCCCCTCACCATGCCCTGGCAGTGTTCTTTTAGCTGCTGGGCATCCTGTGCCATTCTTTGTGCCAGCTGGCGTCGTTCCTCTGCGTTCCGACAGATTAGTCTCTTCTGCATGAGTGCTCGTACATATTCAACCACGGTGAGCCACTGACACTCCTCCCGCAGACGctatgaaaaagacaaacaaacaaaaaaacaataagaatgTCCAACAAGGCTGAACCATGTCAAAAATGACACAGTAATTTAATGTGCTTCACCTTGGCTAGCGCTCTGACACGCTGCCATGGTTTTCCCTCTTGCATCAAAAACTTGAAATATGAACACTGAAGAATCCATTGACCAAACAAagaacatttaattaaaaaggAATTCAGAATTGGATATGTTCTTAGGACTGGCAATACTATGCTACAGACTTAAGTGGGTAAATAACAGCTTGTCTCAATTAGGTCTATTTTGTGTAGTTTCATCACCTCCTAAATACACACATAGGGTCTTGTTTAAGACTGCTGTTGGTTGGGAATAGATATTTAGGAAGGATTCTAACCTGTTGGCAAGGTGGTCTCACATGGTTGAACAGATCCCAGTGGCGTTCCAGGACCCCACACACTTGAGGAATGACATCTCCCTGGGCCAGCCAGGCACGGGACATGAGGTTCTGTAAGTAGGGCTGCATTTCCATCAGTAGGTGATCCATCACAAGACGGCAGGCTTTCCTCACTGCGCGGTCCAGGGCAGCCAGA
Proteins encoded in this region:
- the prmt7 gene encoding LOW QUALITY PROTEIN: protein arginine N-methyltransferase 7 (The sequence of the model RefSeq protein was modified relative to this genomic sequence to represent the inferred CDS: deleted 1 base in 1 codon); translated protein: MKTFCGRANPTTGALDWVEESEEYDYHQEIARSCYADMLHDKDRNEKYCLGIRAAVKRVKARGERAVVLDIGTGTGLLSMMAVTAGADYCYAVEVFKPMAEAASCIVKKNGFADKIKVINKHSTEVTVGPDGDMETRANILVTELFDTELIGEGALPSYEHAHMHLVQAGCEAVPHRATVYAQLVESELLWSWKQLQPIQVDGHTLLPPPAVGACSGAPSVCDIQLSQVPPHTFTPLGPLCTMFSVDFSQPVSSAPQSYSTRFVAQTAGRAQVVLSWWDIEMDPSGSIVCTMAPSWTYPDPRSYPWRDHWMQSVYFLPVEKTVMEGDELSLTVCHDDYSLWFNLSHSEQSGKKKISQRPCCTCQAHLVWTRPRFGELNDHQRTELYVNALRTVLKPDSVCLGVSDGSLLPVFAHMLGAKKVFSLENTGMSKQMMEQVLEANSLVDGVQLLGIRSEQLTLNDLGGEQVSVLIGEPYFSTSLLPWHSLFFWYCRTALAQLLQPDATVLPRSATLYAAGVEFQDLWRIRAPCGSCEGFDVTPMDEMVQKSLDFRESREAEPHPLWEYPCRALTKPVPVMSFDFQQCVPDQPICSQGTMPLLRRGRCHGVALWMDYQLTDDITVSMGLSKPVSDEGACEWSRHRKQGVYFFRSAWESSGDGRAAVSYDLTFEPRDGDIKMDFTVTLP